The following are encoded in a window of Nakamurella sp. A5-74 genomic DNA:
- the yajC gene encoding preprotein translocase subunit YajC: MLLPILMFAALGAMMYFGMRKQKRQVAEVQKMQTQLVPGTRVMTTSGLYAEITAVADDTIELELAPGFRTTWVKAAVREVVVPSTTDDADLAALTQPVDETSSEISLDKRRGDIS, encoded by the coding sequence ATGCTTCTTCCCATTCTGATGTTCGCAGCTCTCGGCGCCATGATGTATTTCGGCATGCGCAAGCAGAAGCGTCAGGTGGCTGAGGTGCAGAAGATGCAGACCCAGCTGGTTCCCGGTACCCGGGTGATGACCACCTCGGGCCTCTACGCAGAGATCACCGCCGTCGCCGACGACACCATCGAGCTCGAGCTCGCCCCCGGTTTCCGCACCACCTGGGTGAAGGCCGCGGTCCGCGAGGTCGTCGTTCCGAGCACCACGGACGATGCCGACCTGGCCGCACTGACGCAGCCCGTCGACGAGACCTCTTCGGAGATCAGCCTCGACAAGCGTCGCGGCGACATCAGCTAA
- the ruvB gene encoding Holliday junction branch migration DNA helicase RuvB — translation MTAPPPDRIPRRSLDDSDVHDSDFHDGDVHDSDLDGGELVDPAVNVREIDVDASLRPRSLQEFVGQVRVREQLELVLTGAKLRGTAPDHVLLAGPPGLGKTSLAMIIASELGASLRITSGPALERAGDLAAMLSNLVDGDVLFIDEIHRMARPAEEMLYLAMEDYRVDIVVGKGPGATSIPLDIAPFTLVGATTRSGQLTSPLRDRFGFTAHMEFYSPAELTTVLLRSARILGIALPTDGATEIARRSRGTPRIANRLLRRVRDFAQVRADGIVNRDIAREALTVYDVDDLGLDRLDRAVLGALCRSFGGGPVGLKTLAVAVGEEPTTVEEVCEPFLVRLGMLARTSSGRVATPAAWEHLGLSPGAPAARGAMQLFDEH, via the coding sequence ATGACCGCCCCGCCTCCCGACCGGATTCCGCGCCGGAGCCTGGACGACAGCGACGTGCACGACAGCGACTTCCACGACGGCGACGTCCACGACAGCGACCTCGACGGCGGGGAACTGGTCGATCCGGCCGTCAACGTCAGGGAGATCGACGTCGATGCGTCGCTGCGGCCACGCTCCCTGCAGGAGTTCGTCGGGCAGGTGCGGGTTCGCGAGCAACTCGAGCTGGTGCTGACCGGAGCCAAACTCCGGGGTACGGCGCCTGATCATGTGCTGCTGGCCGGGCCGCCCGGGCTTGGCAAGACGTCGCTCGCGATGATCATCGCGAGCGAGTTGGGGGCGTCCCTGCGGATCACCTCCGGTCCCGCGTTGGAACGGGCCGGCGATCTCGCCGCGATGCTGTCCAACCTGGTCGATGGCGACGTGCTGTTCATCGACGAGATCCACCGGATGGCCCGCCCTGCTGAGGAGATGCTGTACCTGGCGATGGAGGACTACCGGGTCGACATCGTCGTCGGCAAGGGCCCGGGCGCCACCTCCATCCCGCTGGACATCGCACCGTTCACCCTGGTCGGGGCCACCACCCGGTCCGGACAGCTGACGTCCCCGCTCCGCGACCGCTTCGGCTTCACCGCGCACATGGAGTTCTACTCACCGGCCGAGCTCACCACCGTGCTGCTGCGCAGCGCGCGGATCCTCGGCATCGCGCTGCCGACCGACGGAGCCACCGAGATCGCCCGTCGCTCCCGCGGCACACCCCGGATCGCCAACCGACTGCTGCGGCGGGTCCGGGACTTCGCCCAGGTGCGTGCGGACGGCATCGTCAACCGCGACATCGCCCGTGAGGCGCTGACGGTCTACGACGTGGACGATCTGGGCCTCGATCGCCTCGACCGCGCGGTGCTCGGCGCGTTGTGCCGCTCCTTCGGCGGCGGGCCGGTCGGGCTCAAGACCCTGGCTGTCGCGGTGGGGGAGGAACCGACCACCGTCGAGGAGGTCTGCGAGCCGTTCCTGGTGCGGCTGGGCATGCTGGCGCGCACCTCCAGCGGCCGGGTCGCCACGCCCGCTGCCTGGGAACATCTCGGGTTGAGCCCCGGTGCACCCGCCGCTCGTGGTGCGATGCAGTTGTTCGACGAGCACTAG
- the ruvA gene encoding Holliday junction branch migration protein RuvA: MIASLRGVVESVALDHVVLDIGGVGYSVRATPATLATLRRGEKARLATTLVVREDSMTVFGFVSDDARDLFELVQSVSGVGPKIALALLAVLDPDDLRRALSTGDTAALTRAPGIGKKGAERLVLELKDRVGAMPRPGAGLPAGVPAGWRDQLVDALGGLGFPAKQALDVVETVAADGDDPAVVTGDVQVLLRRALSLLARSR, from the coding sequence ATGATCGCCTCTCTCCGTGGTGTCGTCGAGTCGGTGGCGCTGGACCACGTCGTCCTGGACATCGGTGGCGTCGGGTACTCCGTACGCGCCACCCCGGCCACCCTAGCCACCCTGCGGCGGGGTGAGAAGGCAAGGCTCGCAACGACTCTCGTGGTCCGTGAGGACTCGATGACGGTGTTCGGCTTCGTCTCGGACGATGCTCGCGACCTGTTCGAGCTCGTCCAGTCGGTGAGCGGCGTCGGACCGAAGATCGCGCTGGCGTTGCTCGCCGTGCTGGATCCCGACGATCTGCGGCGTGCACTGTCCACCGGCGACACTGCTGCCCTGACTCGGGCCCCCGGGATCGGCAAGAAGGGCGCCGAGCGGCTCGTGCTGGAGCTGAAGGACAGGGTCGGTGCGATGCCGCGTCCCGGCGCCGGTCTTCCCGCCGGGGTCCCGGCTGGCTGGCGCGATCAGCTCGTCGATGCCCTGGGCGGCCTGGGCTTCCCGGCGAAGCAGGCGCTCGACGTCGTGGAGACCGTGGCCGCGGACGGGGATGATCCGGCGGTCGTCACCGGGGACGTCCAGGTGTTGTTGCGGCGTGCTCTGTCGCTGTTGGCGCGCAGTCGATGA
- the ruvC gene encoding crossover junction endodeoxyribonuclease RuvC yields the protein MRVLGVDPGLTRCGVGIVEHTPGSQRLRMVHVGVVRTPSTDDVAVRLLAVSDAVEALLDEFRPDRVALERMFNRHNVSTIMGTAQAAGVVAAAGARRGLPVAWHTPTEVKAAVSGNGAADKAQVTSMVTRLLRLTEAPKPADAADALALAICHLWRAPMKEALDRAALAARAGAGSTLGSAARRARSPLTPGTARR from the coding sequence ATGCGGGTGCTGGGCGTCGATCCCGGTCTGACCCGCTGCGGGGTCGGGATCGTCGAGCACACACCCGGGTCGCAGCGGTTGCGGATGGTGCACGTGGGTGTGGTCCGCACGCCGTCGACCGATGATGTCGCGGTGCGTCTGCTCGCCGTCTCCGATGCGGTCGAAGCGCTGCTCGACGAGTTCCGTCCGGACAGGGTGGCCCTGGAGCGGATGTTCAACCGGCACAACGTGTCCACGATCATGGGCACCGCGCAGGCCGCCGGCGTGGTGGCTGCGGCCGGCGCGCGGCGCGGGCTGCCCGTCGCCTGGCACACCCCCACCGAGGTCAAGGCGGCGGTCTCCGGGAACGGTGCCGCCGACAAGGCCCAGGTGACGAGCATGGTCACCCGCCTGCTGCGATTGACCGAGGCGCCCAAGCCTGCCGATGCCGCGGATGCGTTGGCGCTGGCCATCTGTCACCTGTGGCGCGCGCCGATGAAGGAGGCTCTGGACCGCGCGGCTCTCGCCGCTCGGGCCGGCGCCGGTTCCACGCTCGGATCGGCCGCCCGCCGAGCGCGATCTCCGCTGACCCCCGGCACGGCCCGCCGATGA
- a CDS encoding YebC/PmpR family DNA-binding transcriptional regulator, which produces MSGHSKWATTKHKKAAIDAKRGKLFAKLIKNIEVAARTGGGDVVGNPTLFDAVQKAKKASVPSDNIDRALKRGSGAEAGGVDYTSIMYEAYGPSGVALMIECLTDNRNRAATDVRVAVTRNGGNMADPGSVAYMFGRKGVVIVPKADGLTEDDLLLAVLDAGAEEVSDLGEAFEVVSEPGDMIAVRTAIVDAGHDYDAADQSFIGSVPVALDAEGARKVLKLIDAIEDLDDVQNVYSNADISDEVMEAVDA; this is translated from the coding sequence ATGAGCGGGCATTCCAAGTGGGCGACGACCAAGCACAAGAAAGCGGCGATCGACGCCAAGCGTGGCAAGTTGTTCGCCAAGCTGATCAAGAACATCGAGGTGGCCGCCCGGACCGGTGGCGGCGACGTCGTCGGTAACCCGACGCTGTTCGACGCGGTCCAGAAGGCCAAGAAGGCCTCCGTGCCCAGCGACAACATCGATCGCGCGCTCAAGCGCGGCAGCGGGGCCGAGGCGGGCGGGGTCGACTACACGTCGATCATGTACGAGGCGTACGGGCCCAGCGGAGTCGCGTTGATGATCGAGTGCCTGACCGACAACCGCAACCGGGCCGCCACCGACGTGCGGGTCGCCGTCACCCGCAACGGCGGCAACATGGCCGACCCCGGGAGCGTCGCCTACATGTTCGGCCGCAAGGGGGTCGTCATCGTGCCGAAGGCCGACGGTCTCACCGAGGACGACCTGCTGCTGGCCGTGCTCGACGCGGGCGCCGAGGAGGTCAGCGATCTCGGCGAAGCCTTCGAAGTCGTTTCCGAGCCCGGCGACATGATCGCCGTGCGTACCGCGATCGTCGACGCCGGCCACGACTACGACGCCGCCGACCAGAGCTTCATCGGGTCGGTCCCGGTTGCACTGGATGCGGAGGGCGCTCGGAAGGTGCTCAAGCTCATCGACGCGATCGAGGATCTCGACGACGTCCAGAACGTCTACTCCAACGCCGACATCTCCGACGAGGTCATGGAAGCAGTCGACGCCTGA